A window from Chryseobacterium vaccae encodes these proteins:
- a CDS encoding acyl-CoA thioesterase — MIHTTHSIRVRYGETDPMKYVYYGNYAQYFEIGRVELFRSIGMSYDEIENQGIWLPVSEYKIKYLRPALYDQKLEIHTYVKKIPGVRIEFEYEIYNEEMIKITEASTTLFFLDAKTNKIIKCPDALMELIEANWK, encoded by the coding sequence ATGATACACACAACACACTCAATACGAGTACGTTACGGAGAAACAGACCCTATGAAATATGTCTACTACGGCAACTATGCGCAGTACTTTGAAATTGGAAGGGTAGAACTCTTCCGAAGCATAGGAATGTCATACGATGAAATTGAAAACCAAGGAATTTGGCTTCCTGTTTCAGAGTACAAAATTAAGTATTTGAGACCAGCTTTGTATGATCAAAAATTAGAAATTCATACTTATGTAAAAAAAATTCCCGGGGTAAGAATTGAATTTGAGTATGAAATTTACAATGAAGAGATGATAAAAATCACAGAAGCCTCCACTACTCTTTTCTTTCTGGATGCAAAAACAAATAAAATCATCAAGTGTCCGGATGCTTTAATGGAATTGATTGAGGCCAATTGGAAATAA